A section of the Rhodobacter sp. genome encodes:
- a CDS encoding phosphoenolpyruvate synthase, translated as MIQTDGVFTLAFTDIGKGDLARVGGKCASLGEMTQAGVAVPPGFAVTTDGYLAMLDGTNLRAEIARHLDRVDVEDLDSLDRAAQAIRIRMRSHRMPEAVEAAIRTAYASMGEDTPVAVRSSATAEDLPDASFAGQQDTYLWVKGPDAVVEKVRDCWASLFATRAVAYREKNKIPHAEVNMSVGVQKMVNARAAGVAMTLDPGTGDRTRIVIDASWGLGEMVVSGVVTPDNFSVEKVLMEIIDRKISDKHVELVGDAERGETVEREVEAARRTSPCLTDAQVIAVAQLAKRLERQNGCPQDVEWAIDADLPDGQNLLALQSRPETIWSQKKKAPAANAYATGMMGIVNTLNNPLGAKKKA; from the coding sequence TCGGTGGCAAATGCGCCTCGCTCGGCGAAATGACGCAGGCGGGCGTCGCGGTGCCACCGGGCTTTGCGGTGACCACCGACGGCTATCTGGCGATGCTGGACGGGACCAATCTCAGGGCCGAGATCGCGCGCCACCTGGACCGGGTCGATGTCGAGGATCTCGACAGTCTCGACCGGGCCGCGCAGGCGATCCGCATCCGGATGCGCAGCCACCGCATGCCCGAGGCCGTGGAAGCCGCGATCCGCACCGCCTATGCCAGCATGGGCGAGGACACGCCCGTCGCGGTGCGGTCGTCCGCCACGGCCGAGGATCTGCCGGACGCCTCGTTCGCGGGGCAGCAGGACACCTATCTCTGGGTCAAGGGCCCCGACGCCGTGGTGGAAAAGGTCCGCGACTGCTGGGCGTCGCTGTTCGCAACCCGCGCCGTCGCCTACCGCGAGAAGAACAAGATCCCCCATGCCGAGGTGAACATGAGCGTCGGCGTGCAGAAGATGGTCAACGCCCGCGCCGCCGGGGTCGCGATGACGCTGGACCCGGGCACGGGCGACCGCACGCGGATCGTCATCGACGCCAGTTGGGGACTGGGCGAGATGGTCGTATCCGGCGTCGTCACGCCCGACAACTTCAGCGTCGAAAAGGTGCTGATGGAGATCATCGACCGCAAGATCAGCGACAAGCATGTCGAACTGGTGGGCGACGCCGAACGCGGCGAGACCGTCGAGCGCGAAGTCGAGGCGGCGCGCCGCACCAGCCCCTGCCTGACCGATGCGCAGGTGATCGCGGTGGCGCAACTGGCCAAGCGGCTGGAACGGCAGAACGGCTGCCCGCAGGATGTCGAATGGGCGATCGATGCCGATCTGCCGGACGGCCAGAACCTGCTGGCGCTGCAATCGCGCCCGGAAACGATCTGGTCGCAGAAAAAGAAGGCCCCGGCCGCCAACGCCTATGCGACGGGCATGATGGGGATCGTCAACACCCTGAACAACCCGTTGGGTGCAAAGAAAAAAGCCTGA